In Anaerolineales bacterium, the following proteins share a genomic window:
- a CDS encoding M1 family metallopeptidase: protein MKKLIASFLTFSLLAVSCNFFTQTATPPPSPLPAPSFSPTPSSPPTTAFPPTNESDFLDTPWDDFSIFKDGLIPSAQPVLEKLPHATVYHIELNIAGDLYHVTGAQDVRYTNNENIELGEIHLRLFPNILGGEMKISNLRVDDTPVKPRYGLQNSLLIVPLAQALKPGESAVIHMDFSVVVPQSVELNYGVLAYEDNVLALAHVYPMVAVYNEEGWNEEIPPQSGDVTFSDASFYLVRVTAPRNVTVVASGRVVNAEVGEQVQILNVASGPARDFYLAASPDYEETSERFGNVTIRSYAPDWLKDGSHEAVNVASRAIEIFSSRYAPYPYTELDIVTTPTLALGIEYPGAIAITSWIYEDGGANPYFEGTVAHEVGHQWFYNLVGDDQLDEPWLDESLTQFVTLQYFSDEYGEEGEAEFRSSLEGRWAYIGNENIPIDLPVAEYTDYEYSAIVYGRGPLFFVELRREMGDAAFDAFLKEYTQTLSWDIATSETLQSLAEKNCSCELDEIFNEWVYP from the coding sequence ATGAAAAAACTCATCGCTTCTTTCCTGACGTTCAGCCTGCTCGCAGTTTCCTGCAATTTTTTCACCCAGACAGCGACTCCCCCGCCATCGCCCTTGCCGGCGCCCTCGTTCTCACCCACGCCATCGTCGCCACCAACAACAGCATTCCCGCCCACGAATGAATCCGATTTCCTCGACACCCCGTGGGACGATTTTTCCATCTTCAAAGACGGACTTATCCCTTCCGCACAGCCCGTGTTGGAAAAATTACCCCACGCGACCGTGTATCACATCGAGTTGAATATCGCGGGCGATCTCTACCATGTGACGGGCGCGCAAGATGTCCGCTATACCAATAACGAAAATATCGAACTCGGCGAAATCCACTTGCGCTTGTTTCCAAACATCCTCGGCGGGGAAATGAAAATCTCCAATCTGCGCGTGGATGACACGCCAGTGAAGCCGCGCTACGGCTTGCAGAACAGCCTGCTGATCGTCCCGCTTGCACAAGCGTTGAAACCCGGCGAAAGCGCCGTCATTCACATGGATTTTTCGGTTGTCGTCCCGCAATCTGTCGAACTGAATTATGGCGTGCTGGCTTATGAAGATAATGTTCTCGCGCTCGCGCACGTCTACCCGATGGTCGCCGTTTACAACGAGGAGGGCTGGAACGAGGAAATCCCGCCGCAGTCTGGCGATGTGACTTTTTCAGACGCGTCGTTTTATCTGGTGCGCGTCACCGCGCCGAGGAATGTCACTGTGGTCGCCTCTGGAAGGGTGGTCAACGCGGAGGTAGGGGAGCAGGTTCAAATCCTGAATGTTGCGAGCGGACCGGCGCGCGATTTCTATCTAGCGGCGAGTCCCGATTACGAAGAGACATCCGAAAGGTTTGGGAATGTCACCATCCGCAGTTACGCGCCAGATTGGTTGAAAGATGGTTCGCATGAGGCGGTGAACGTCGCTTCGCGCGCCATCGAGATTTTTAGTTCACGGTACGCGCCATATCCATACACTGAACTTGATATTGTCACGACGCCGACGCTGGCGCTTGGCATTGAATATCCCGGCGCGATCGCCATCACCTCGTGGATTTACGAAGATGGCGGGGCGAATCCATATTTCGAAGGCACGGTCGCGCATGAGGTCGGGCATCAATGGTTTTACAATTTAGTCGGCGACGATCAATTGGACGAACCTTGGCTCGATGAATCGCTGACGCAGTTTGTAACCCTCCAATATTTTTCCGACGAATATGGCGAGGAAGGCGAAGCCGAGTTTCGGTCATCGTTGGAGGGACGCTGGGCTTATATCGGCAACGAAAACATTCCGATTGACTTGCCGGTTGCCGAATATACCGATTACGAATATAGCGCCATCGTCTATGGTCGGGGTCCGCTCTTTTTTGTCGAACTCCGAAGGGAAATGGGCGACGCGGCGTTCGACGCGTTCTTGAAGGAATATACGCAAACACTATCGTGGGATATTGCAACCAGTGAAACGCTTCAATCGCTGGCAGAAAAGAACTGTTCTTGCGAGCTGGATGAAATTTTTAATGAGTGGGTTTATCCCTGA
- a CDS encoding creatininase family protein has translation MTTFFQYDELTWDKVAELPRDTPLILPLGSDYDLDLVASQLANPPRAGLLPPFPFGWRGSGLELPDSIFAQYIFNLLDSLRDDGFSRVYCLAPAGIDPQSTFIQQHSSSVLRLPSPSDNAAPTFLPPDSERGKVILIPVGHTEQHGFHLPLSVDTIIIDSIAKGTHAKLPTRCWTMPAMPYGVSTHRSSFAGTMNAGGRAFEDFWVAVIDHLVARGFDRFYLMSGHGGNTSFLVNTVKYAGERHRRIFCATTWLHTSGRIGSEVIPKYRTSKIGGMGHAGELETSYMLHLRPDLCQMERVVDETDFISTPDYYMDWIEGGALVANPPWDDDTKTGAYGAGSHATAEKGRLWLDAAIEEKADHVEQIHEQHERREKRREEGFGLWGKVK, from the coding sequence ATGACGACATTCTTTCAATACGATGAATTAACTTGGGATAAAGTTGCTGAGTTGCCGCGTGACACTCCGCTGATTCTGCCTCTCGGTTCAGACTACGACTTGGACCTGGTCGCAAGCCAGCTAGCGAATCCACCCCGTGCAGGACTCCTGCCGCCGTTCCCGTTCGGCTGGCGCGGAAGCGGACTCGAATTGCCAGATTCAATTTTCGCACAATACATTTTCAACCTGCTAGACAGTTTGCGCGACGATGGATTCTCACGCGTCTATTGTCTTGCTCCAGCAGGTATTGATCCACAATCCACATTCATCCAGCAACATTCATCTTCTGTTCTGCGCCTCCCCTCCCCTTCTGATAACGCGGCGCCAACATTTTTACCTCCTGATTCCGAACGCGGCAAAGTGATTTTGATTCCCGTCGGACACACCGAGCAACACGGATTTCACCTGCCCCTCTCCGTTGACACGATCATCATTGACTCAATCGCTAAAGGGACACATGCCAAATTGCCTACGCGCTGTTGGACGATGCCTGCTATGCCGTATGGAGTCAGCACACACCGCTCGTCATTTGCTGGGACAATGAACGCGGGCGGGCGGGCTTTTGAAGATTTCTGGGTCGCAGTGATCGACCATCTAGTTGCACGCGGCTTTGATCGGTTCTATTTGATGAGTGGACACGGAGGCAACACTTCATTTCTCGTCAACACCGTGAAATATGCTGGCGAACGGCATCGAAGAATCTTTTGCGCGACAACGTGGCTTCACACATCGGGACGAATCGGTTCGGAAGTTATTCCGAAATATCGAACATCGAAGATCGGGGGGATGGGTCACGCGGGTGAGCTCGAAACATCGTACATGCTTCACTTGCGACCAGACTTGTGCCAGATGGAACGCGTGGTAGATGAAACTGACTTCATCTCCACGCCCGATTACTACATGGATTGGATCGAAGGCGGCGCGCTCGTGGCAAATCCGCCGTGGGATGATGATACGAAGACAGGCGCGTACGGCGCGGGAAGTCACGCGACGGCAGAGAAAGGCAGGCTATGGCTTGATGCCGCCATCGAGGAAAAGGCAGATCATGTGGAGCAGATCCATGAACAGCATGAGAGGCGCGAGAAGAGGCGGGAGGAGGGGTTTGGGCTTTGGGGGAAGGTCAAATAA
- a CDS encoding glutamine--tRNA ligase/YqeY domain fusion protein, protein MTMSPEESANAPTDFIREAVKEDLKNGRFNYVRTRLPPEPNGYLHIGHVKAFMIDYLIAKENGGELVLRFDDTNPTKEETEFVEAIEDDARWLGIEWVKVTFASDYFDLLYEWAQKLVLAGKAYVDDQTPEEVSKNRGTLTEPGKNSPFRDRDVEENMDLLERMKNGEFPDGSRILRAKIDMAHPNINMRDPAMYRILHQHHHRTGDKWKIYPLYDWSHGQNDSMEGITHSLCSLEYEDHRPLYEWFLEQLDVFKPRQIEFARLNLNYTVMSKRKLRRLVEEKLVSGWDDPRMPTLRAMRRRGYTAAGILEFIRRVGVAKNYSVSDVALLEACIRDDLNKTSPRRMAVIRPLKVVIDNYPDDLVEEMDAVNNPEDPNAGTRKVPFSKVIYIEQDDFRETPPPKYYRLYPGNEVRLRYAYFIKCTHVVKNDAGEVTEVHATYDPSTKGGDAPDGRKVKSTIHWVSAVHAKEAEVRMYDRLFSKENPEEGEEGFLNCLNPNSLEILTGFVEPHLSAPEAGSRFQFERLGYFCVDKDSTPEKPVFNLTVNLKDTWAKIERKTV, encoded by the coding sequence ATGACAATGAGTCCAGAAGAGTCCGCAAACGCCCCAACCGATTTTATCCGCGAAGCCGTCAAAGAAGATTTGAAGAACGGACGCTTCAACTACGTCCGTACGCGCCTGCCGCCTGAGCCGAACGGCTATTTGCATATCGGACACGTCAAGGCGTTCATGATCGATTATTTGATCGCAAAAGAAAACGGCGGCGAGTTGGTTTTGCGATTCGACGACACCAACCCAACAAAAGAAGAGACCGAGTTTGTGGAAGCCATCGAGGACGACGCGCGCTGGCTCGGCATCGAGTGGGTGAAGGTGACGTTCGCTTCGGATTATTTTGATTTGCTGTACGAGTGGGCGCAGAAGTTGGTGCTGGCTGGCAAAGCCTACGTGGACGATCAGACTCCCGAAGAGGTGAGTAAAAACAGAGGCACACTCACCGAGCCTGGAAAAAATTCTCCGTTTCGCGACCGCGACGTGGAAGAAAACATGGACTTGCTCGAACGCATGAAAAACGGCGAGTTCCCCGACGGCTCACGGATTTTGCGCGCCAAGATCGACATGGCTCACCCGAACATCAACATGCGCGACCCCGCCATGTATCGCATTTTGCATCAACATCATCATCGCACGGGCGACAAGTGGAAGATTTATCCGCTATACGATTGGTCGCATGGACAGAACGATTCAATGGAAGGCATCACGCACTCGTTGTGTTCACTCGAATACGAAGATCATCGTCCGCTGTACGAATGGTTTTTGGAACAACTCGATGTGTTCAAGCCGCGCCAGATCGAATTTGCGCGGTTGAATTTGAACTATACCGTGATGAGCAAACGCAAATTGCGCCGACTGGTGGAAGAAAAACTCGTCAGCGGCTGGGACGACCCGCGTATGCCGACGTTGCGCGCGATGCGTCGGCGCGGTTATACCGCCGCAGGGATTCTTGAGTTCATCCGCCGCGTGGGTGTGGCAAAGAATTACAGCGTCAGCGATGTGGCTTTGCTCGAAGCGTGCATCCGCGACGATCTCAACAAAACGTCGCCGCGCCGCATGGCAGTGATTCGTCCGCTCAAAGTGGTGATTGATAATTATCCCGACGACTTAGTCGAGGAGATGGACGCGGTCAACAACCCCGAAGACCCGAATGCGGGCACGCGCAAAGTCCCATTCTCGAAAGTGATCTACATCGAGCAGGATGACTTCCGTGAGACGCCGCCGCCGAAATATTATCGGCTATACCCAGGCAACGAGGTGAGGTTGCGCTATGCGTATTTCATCAAATGCACGCATGTGGTGAAAAACGACGCGGGTGAAGTGACCGAAGTCCACGCCACGTATGACCCGTCCACGAAAGGCGGCGACGCGCCCGACGGTCGAAAGGTGAAGTCCACTATCCATTGGGTATCAGCCGTCCATGCGAAAGAAGCGGAAGTCCGTATGTACGACCGTCTCTTCTCGAAGGAGAATCCCGAAGAAGGCGAAGAGGGATTCCTGAATTGTTTGAATCCGAACTCGCTGGAGATTCTCACGGGATTTGTCGAGCCGCATCTTTCCGCACCTGAGGCTGGCTCGCGCTTTCAATTCGAGCGCCTCGGCTACTTCTGCGTGGACAAAGACTCGACGCCTGAAAAGCCCGTATTCAACCTGACGGTGAATTTGAAGGACACGTGGGCGAAGATTGAAAGGAAGACTGTGTAG
- the secD gene encoding protein translocase subunit SecD, with product MIRNLTNRILVIALVLIVALWIDLNDKITIPNPFDQNTNLFERNVKPRLGLDLQGGLQVLLEADLPESAQVTRDSMETARAIVENRTNALGVSENVIQVAGDRRIVGEFPGAEDADAILDIIQQTGLLEFVDMGDFTPEEGSILQTDYLPGSTEPAAQPSDGSTVFHTVMTGKDLSSVNVGQDPNTGEIGINFVLSSEGAQVFGAYTSANIGKTLAIVLDKVVISAPRINDAITSGQGTISGNFTNATANALAVQLRYGSLPIPLKVVETRIIGPTLGEDSLQKSLLAGTVGLVIVVLFMGTYYRLPGIAADVSILLYAAILFAVFKWIGVTLTLPGIAGIMLSTGSALDANILIFERLKEELRAGRTLRQAFDQAWSRAWPSIRDSNIAALITAGILFWFGSTFGATIVKGFSLTLALGVLISLFSSLYITHALLALAFDIFKPKNYERWIGI from the coding sequence ATGATTCGTAATCTCACCAACCGTATTCTTGTGATCGCGCTTGTTCTGATCGTCGCGTTATGGATTGACCTGAACGATAAGATCACGATCCCCAATCCGTTCGACCAAAACACTAATCTGTTCGAACGCAATGTCAAACCCCGTCTCGGTCTTGATCTACAAGGCGGGTTGCAAGTGTTACTCGAAGCCGACCTACCTGAAAGCGCGCAAGTGACGCGCGATTCGATGGAAACTGCCCGCGCGATCGTGGAAAATCGTACCAACGCGCTGGGCGTGAGCGAGAATGTAATTCAAGTCGCGGGCGATCGCCGCATCGTGGGCGAGTTCCCGGGCGCGGAGGACGCGGACGCCATCCTCGATATCATCCAGCAAACCGGCTTACTCGAATTCGTAGATATGGGCGACTTTACGCCGGAGGAAGGCTCGATCCTGCAAACGGATTATCTGCCGGGCTCCACTGAGCCGGCCGCGCAGCCAAGCGATGGCAGCACAGTCTTTCACACGGTGATGACCGGCAAAGACCTCTCGAGCGTAAACGTTGGGCAGGATCCGAACACCGGAGAGATCGGCATTAATTTCGTTTTATCGTCCGAAGGCGCGCAAGTTTTCGGCGCGTACACGTCCGCTAACATCGGCAAAACGCTCGCCATTGTTCTGGACAAAGTTGTGATCTCGGCTCCTCGGATCAACGACGCGATCACCAGCGGACAGGGAACCATCAGCGGCAACTTCACCAACGCCACTGCAAATGCGCTAGCGGTTCAACTCCGATACGGTTCGCTTCCTATCCCACTTAAAGTAGTCGAAACACGTATCATTGGACCGACATTGGGCGAAGATTCGCTCCAAAAAAGCCTATTGGCGGGAACGGTGGGTCTTGTTATCGTCGTGTTATTCATGGGCACATATTATCGCTTGCCCGGTATCGCCGCGGATGTGTCCATTCTGCTGTATGCCGCCATTCTGTTCGCAGTCTTCAAATGGATCGGAGTAACCCTCACGCTGCCCGGTATCGCCGGCATCATGCTGAGTACCGGCTCCGCGCTGGACGCAAACATTCTGATCTTTGAACGCCTCAAAGAAGAACTCCGGGCGGGAAGGACGTTACGGCAGGCTTTCGATCAGGCATGGAGCCGGGCTTGGCCCTCCATCCGCGATTCGAACATCGCCGCGCTCATCACTGCCGGCATCCTTTTTTGGTTCGGAAGCACGTTTGGCGCAACCATCGTGAAAGGTTTCTCGCTAACGCTGGCTCTCGGCGTGCTGATCAGTTTGTTCTCCTCTCTCTACATCACACATGCCTTACTCGCGCTCGCGTTCGACATTTTCAAACCCAAGAATTACGAACGCTGGATCGGCATCTAG
- a CDS encoding RIO1 family regulatory kinase/ATPase, with amino-acid sequence MDTKQTFELFDDLDNNDQTENFIQKNKRPQRFHERHFKHARARDAEFTKGQDDSARSYNFTYKAARFEEWWLLDSIGGFYENKLISDVLRRLKGGKEASVYLCQASPESEASLLAAKVYRPRSLRNLKNDQIYRTGRIDLADDGKKLFKEADVNAIIKRTAYGEELRHTSWIAYEFNTLEILHAAGADVPKPIAMEKNAILMEYIGDVASAAPTLNSVTLDRDEARSLYERVIRNLDLLLTSERIHGDLSAYNILYWDGDITLIDFPQVTFPEANPSAWVIFLRDVTRVCQYFQSQGVNCNARKLAADLWTSHGHQVVKDVHPLHLDAEKKEDRRLWEKQKG; translated from the coding sequence ATGGACACAAAACAAACCTTCGAACTGTTCGACGACCTGGATAACAACGACCAGACAGAAAATTTCATACAAAAGAATAAACGCCCCCAGCGATTCCACGAACGGCATTTCAAACATGCCCGCGCACGTGATGCCGAGTTCACGAAAGGTCAGGACGATTCGGCGCGCTCGTACAACTTCACCTACAAAGCGGCGCGCTTCGAGGAATGGTGGCTCCTTGATTCCATCGGCGGCTTTTACGAGAACAAACTCATCAGCGACGTGTTGCGTCGGCTCAAGGGCGGCAAAGAGGCGTCCGTATATCTGTGTCAGGCGTCCCCTGAGTCCGAAGCGTCGCTGCTTGCTGCGAAAGTCTATCGCCCGCGCTCGCTCCGCAATCTCAAGAACGATCAGATCTATCGCACGGGTCGCATTGATCTCGCCGACGACGGCAAGAAACTTTTCAAAGAGGCGGACGTCAACGCCATCATCAAGCGCACTGCGTACGGCGAAGAACTTCGTCACACATCGTGGATCGCATACGAGTTCAACACGTTGGAGATTCTTCACGCTGCGGGCGCCGACGTGCCGAAGCCGATTGCGATGGAGAAGAACGCCATCCTGATGGAATACATTGGGGATGTCGCCAGCGCGGCGCCGACTCTCAATTCGGTGACTCTCGACCGTGACGAAGCGCGCTCCCTTTACGAACGCGTCATTCGCAATTTAGACCTACTTCTAACCAGCGAGCGAATCCACGGGGACTTGTCCGCCTACAACATCCTCTACTGGGACGGCGACATCACGCTGATAGATTTTCCGCAAGTGACATTCCCCGAAGCGAATCCATCCGCATGGGTGATCTTCTTGCGCGACGTGACGCGTGTCTGCCAATACTTCCAATCGCAAGGCGTGAATTGCAACGCCCGCAAACTCGCCGCCGACTTGTGGACTTCGCATGGTCATCAAGTCGTAAAAGACGTTCATCCCCTCCACCTCGACGCCGAGAAAAAAGAAGACCGCCGTCTTTGGGAGAAACAAAAAGGCTAA
- a CDS encoding ABC transporter substrate-binding protein, translating to MKTKYNFLVVVTLLALIFSACGGGASQPAVVRIGWAAGPDSLNIGIAWLGTAYTISELTYSTMYELRLDGTLAFELGTDVQRSDDGLVYTYTIREGVEFHDGQPLTAKDVAFTYNLIMAHEDFPTLHSYVEHFVSVDAPDDKTVVITLDEAIPNIESKLVFLYIFPEHIWKNYAEGDAAATFENLEMIGSGPFKMLEYKPNEFIRLGANKDYFGGAPKVDEVIFQVFSNSDVLVQALKTGQVDMITGVPNTSVDLLKADENIKVVSGAPLSPDLADIIFNMVDPANCPVDDGGLCTGHPALRDRQVRLALAHATDKQKIIDVILLGLGDPGIALIPKGMGEWFNSDIVDYKFDIAEANKILDDAGYKDTDGDGTREMPDGSRPLVFRMNWPSSDTSAPRLADLLAETWGQLGVKLEMQAVESDALTAKCCPALDYDIMLWGWIADPDPNTLLIIPTTDQIPTGYNETGYSNPRYDELFAAQGLELDHNKRVEMVHEMQAIIHEDVPYIIPYYASAIEAYRVDRFTGWKDSETKIALEDPSSLLAIEPVK from the coding sequence ATGAAGACTAAATATAACTTTCTTGTTGTAGTAACTCTGCTCGCGTTGATATTCTCGGCATGTGGGGGAGGAGCAAGTCAACCCGCTGTTGTGCGAATTGGTTGGGCGGCAGGTCCCGATTCTTTGAACATCGGGATTGCCTGGCTTGGCACGGCGTATACCATTTCAGAATTAACGTATAGCACAATGTATGAACTTCGCCTCGACGGGACTCTGGCATTCGAGCTGGGAACCGACGTCCAGCGTTCGGATGACGGGCTGGTTTATACGTACACGATCCGCGAAGGGGTTGAATTCCACGATGGACAGCCGCTGACCGCGAAGGATGTTGCCTTTACATATAACCTCATCATGGCGCACGAAGATTTCCCGACATTACATTCGTATGTGGAACACTTTGTGTCGGTTGACGCGCCAGACGATAAAACTGTGGTCATCACTTTGGATGAAGCCATACCGAACATCGAGAGCAAGTTGGTTTTCCTATACATCTTCCCCGAACATATCTGGAAGAACTATGCTGAGGGCGACGCGGCGGCTACCTTTGAGAATTTGGAGATGATCGGAAGCGGTCCTTTCAAGATGTTGGAATATAAACCGAATGAATTTATCCGCCTCGGCGCTAACAAAGATTACTTTGGCGGCGCTCCGAAAGTGGATGAAGTGATCTTCCAAGTCTTTTCCAACTCGGACGTGTTGGTTCAGGCGTTGAAGACCGGGCAAGTGGATATGATCACCGGAGTTCCTAACACTAGCGTTGACTTGTTAAAAGCCGACGAGAATATCAAAGTGGTGAGCGGCGCTCCGCTCTCGCCGGATCTGGCAGATATCATTTTCAACATGGTGGACCCGGCAAATTGTCCGGTAGATGATGGCGGGCTTTGCACCGGTCATCCCGCATTGCGCGACCGGCAAGTCCGTTTGGCATTAGCGCACGCCACCGATAAACAGAAGATCATTGATGTGATTCTGCTGGGACTTGGCGATCCCGGTATCGCGCTGATTCCGAAAGGGATGGGCGAATGGTTCAATAGCGACATTGTGGATTACAAGTTCGATATCGCCGAGGCCAACAAGATCCTTGACGATGCCGGCTACAAAGACACCGACGGGGACGGGACGCGTGAAATGCCCGACGGCTCGCGTCCGCTTGTGTTCCGTATGAATTGGCCCAGTTCCGATACTTCTGCGCCGCGTTTGGCTGATCTGCTTGCAGAAACATGGGGTCAACTGGGTGTCAAACTCGAAATGCAAGCGGTGGAAAGCGATGCGCTAACCGCCAAGTGCTGTCCCGCGTTGGATTACGACATCATGCTCTGGGGCTGGATCGCCGACCCGGACCCGAACACATTGTTGATCATCCCCACCACGGATCAAATCCCGACCGGGTACAACGAGACCGGCTACTCGAATCCGCGCTATGATGAATTATTCGCCGCGCAGGGACTCGAACTCGACCATAACAAGCGCGTCGAGATGGTCCACGAGATGCAGGCGATCATCCACGAAGATGTGCCATACATCATTCCCTATTACGCGTCCGCCATTGAAGCCTATCGTGTAGATCGCTTCACCGGCTGGAAAGACAGTGAGACCAAAATCGCATTGGAAGATCCAAGTTCGCTTCTTGCGATCGAACCCGTAAAATAG
- the secF gene encoding protein translocase subunit SecF, whose translation MNILGKRYYFFALSLLIIVPGLILLFSSGLPLSIDFKGGTLLEVKFDNQSPTPSDIIAAYDEANIKDTQVQSSSTGSFVIRSEFLTNENRDIILTALRNSYGNLEVVRFDSVGPSIGEQVTSRASLAVAVSSLLVVLFIAWSFRGIQNAFRYGICAILAMIHDVAIIFAITAYGAKFLGWEIDALFLTALLTVIGFSMQDTIVVFDRIRENTNIYRRLDFENLVNHSIVQTLQRSINTQLMTVEFLLLALIMFGGVTLQEFASILLIGLLSGTYSSIFIAAPILVLWENREWKHWFKRKATA comes from the coding sequence ATGAACATTCTTGGAAAACGCTACTATTTTTTTGCCCTATCGCTCTTGATCATCGTACCCGGCTTGATCCTCCTATTCTCGAGCGGCTTGCCTTTGTCTATTGATTTCAAAGGCGGCACACTTCTTGAAGTGAAATTCGACAACCAATCGCCCACTCCCAGCGACATTATTGCCGCCTACGATGAAGCCAACATCAAAGATACTCAAGTGCAGAGCAGTAGCACCGGCAGCTTTGTCATTCGGTCGGAGTTCCTTACCAATGAAAACCGCGATATCATCCTGACTGCCCTAAGGAACTCATACGGCAATTTGGAAGTTGTCCGCTTTGACAGTGTAGGACCCAGCATCGGCGAACAGGTTACCTCACGTGCGAGTCTTGCTGTGGCGGTATCATCTCTGCTCGTCGTGCTTTTCATCGCCTGGTCGTTTCGCGGCATCCAAAACGCCTTCCGCTACGGAATTTGCGCCATCCTCGCGATGATCCACGATGTTGCGATCATCTTTGCCATCACAGCCTACGGCGCAAAATTCCTCGGCTGGGAAATTGACGCGCTCTTCCTCACCGCCCTGCTCACGGTCATCGGCTTCTCCATGCAAGATACCATCGTGGTATTTGACCGCATCCGGGAAAACACCAATATCTACCGCCGTCTCGATTTCGAAAATCTGGTCAATCACTCCATCGTGCAAACCTTGCAACGCTCCATCAACACCCAATTGATGACCGTCGAATTTCTCCTGCTCGCCCTCATCATGTTTGGAGGCGTCACCTTGCAGGAATTCGCGTCCATCCTCCTCATTGGTCTTCTCAGCGGAACCTATTCATCCATTTTCATCGCCGCCCCGATCCTCGTCCTGTGGGAGAATCGCGAATGGAAACACTGGTTCAAACGCAAAGCCACTGCCTAA
- a CDS encoding 3-oxoacyl-[acyl-carrier-protein] synthase III C-terminal domain-containing protein, giving the protein MSTEETTSTAFTAFFDRVGIQKGVIHVGEGVPFGYEAVSNPVLGIGGVYGTWGQCFDNESLPSFIEERLGRPLPDEEKLNLSELGFRHRHHIPLNLTAGEHSALEVEIGAKFLTEAIKACNWKPSEVEGVLIGMSAPLSENYLNQISKAASIPDNALKVATHKACDGSTSSLHLALNPSLPENLQLDRNIAESLYGKKVLVGGIEGLSRFVSSSHDANALQLFGNAAGVVGVIPGKTMKFLVGKSREVFDDDGVLQVQMYYPHSRDNKETNIDVTRPSENNIRVAGLMHEPEDGSSVVMAGQMGMVKLFVRTGVQVVRDVYAAYQLKLEELGMAGKSFAVAIVHHANYKINKLKGKHLQNDGIVFPMPWLLTEFGNVSAASNMIAFLRELPNLKPFDHILIDGFGAGTYFDTLAVEVGG; this is encoded by the coding sequence ATGTCTACGGAAGAAACTACTAGCACGGCGTTTACAGCCTTTTTTGATCGAGTTGGGATTCAAAAAGGAGTCATTCATGTTGGGGAAGGGGTGCCTTTCGGATATGAAGCGGTGAGCAACCCGGTTCTTGGGATCGGCGGCGTTTATGGAACTTGGGGACAGTGTTTTGATAACGAGTCGCTGCCTTCTTTCATTGAAGAGCGGCTTGGTCGTCCCCTGCCCGACGAAGAGAAGTTGAACCTTTCTGAGTTAGGTTTCCGCCATCGCCATCACATCCCACTGAACTTAACGGCAGGAGAACATTCGGCGCTTGAAGTTGAGATAGGGGCAAAATTTCTTACGGAAGCCATCAAAGCCTGCAACTGGAAACCATCCGAAGTGGAGGGCGTGCTCATCGGGATGAGCGCGCCGCTTTCAGAGAACTACCTGAACCAAATTTCAAAAGCCGCGAGCATACCGGATAACGCTTTGAAAGTGGCGACCCACAAAGCATGCGACGGCTCAACCAGCAGTTTGCATCTTGCTTTGAATCCGTCGCTCCCGGAAAACCTGCAATTGGATAGGAACATTGCCGAATCGCTATACGGCAAAAAGGTGCTGGTCGGCGGAATCGAAGGCTTAAGCCGCTTCGTCAGTTCCTCGCACGACGCGAATGCGCTGCAGTTATTCGGAAACGCCGCCGGCGTGGTGGGCGTCATCCCTGGCAAGACGATGAAATTCCTTGTTGGAAAATCACGCGAAGTATTTGACGATGACGGCGTTCTGCAAGTGCAAATGTATTATCCTCATTCACGGGATAATAAGGAAACGAACATTGATGTGACGCGACCTTCCGAGAACAATATCCGCGTGGCGGGTTTGATGCACGAGCCGGAAGACGGTTCGTCCGTTGTGATGGCTGGGCAAATGGGCATGGTGAAGTTGTTCGTCCGGACCGGCGTGCAGGTGGTGCGCGATGTGTACGCCGCGTATCAACTCAAGCTCGAAGAGTTGGGAATGGCGGGCAAATCGTTTGCGGTGGCGATCGTCCATCACGCTAACTATAAGATCAATAAGCTCAAGGGTAAGCATCTACAAAATGATGGGATTGTCTTCCCTATGCCGTGGTTGTTGACCGAATTCGGGAATGTGAGCGCGGCGTCGAATATGATCGCCTTCTTGCGCGAACTGCCGAACCTGAAGCCATTCGATCACATTCTGATTGACGGTTTTGGGGCTGGGACATATTTTGACACACTGGCGGTCGAGGTGGGGGGATAA